From a single Raphanus sativus cultivar WK10039 chromosome 3, ASM80110v3, whole genome shotgun sequence genomic region:
- the LOC108844468 gene encoding receptor homology region, transmembrane domain- and RING domain-containing protein 4-like, whose amino-acid sequence MTRALILILSLLLIPHLASAKIMLIGKNTSLSFDDIEADFTPMIKKSDQCGVLYVAEPLDACSDLVNTVSIPEEGSITSPSYVLIIRGGCSFEEKIRNAQKAGYKAAIVYNNEDYGFFLISMAGNPSGVVIYGTFVSKSTGEILKGYAGRTDMELWLAPSFETSAWSIMAISFISLLAMSAVLATCFFVRRHRIRRRRVRLMGGGEFARMGIDSIRRMPTTVFNGVCEEASTSISCVICIEDYRIGEKLRILPCNHKFHAKCVDLWLGQRRSFCPVCKRDARTININMPPSPSERTPLLSPSVTPTSSFLLSSSPSTSSVQSSYDIPPSSSTMQLQTGPMYLSHSRSHTSFQNGSFSGSLPISVSRSSVDLRNAVSRGSYNSPRSVHSRYTHILSPENASTSLVVGSLSSQREHSFTINDSQRSLSHFASASSLPDC is encoded by the exons atgactCGTGCTTTGATTTTAATCTTGTCTCTGCTTCTGATCCCTCACTTGGCTTCTGCGAAAATTATGTTGATCGGGAAGAACACATCTCTCTCCTTCGACGACATCGAAGCCGACTTTA CACCGatgattaagaaatcagatcagTGTGGGGTACTGTACGTAGCAGAGCCACTCGATGCTTGTTCAGATTTGGTTAACACAGTGTCTATACCAGAAGAAGGATCAATCACTTCTCCTTCCTATGTGTTAATCATCCGAGGTGGCTGTAGTTTCGAAGAAAAGATCAGAAACGCCCAGAAGGCTGGTTATAAAGCAGCTATTGTCTACAACAATGAAGATTATGGTTTCTTCTTAATAtcaa TGGCTGGGAACCCATCTGGTGTGGTTATATACGGAACCTTTGTGTCGAAATCGACTGGAGAAATACTCAAAGGGTATGCGGGTCGTACCGATATGGAACTGTGGCTCGCACCGAGCTTCGAGACTTCAGCTTGGTCTATCATGGCTATCTCGTTCATATCTCTTCTTGCAATGTCTGCTGTCCTCGCCACTTGCTTCTTTGTCCGTAGGCATCGGATTAGAAGGCGGCGTGTTAGGTTAATGGGTGGTGGAGAGTTTGCTCGTATGGGGATAGACTCGATAAGAAGGATGCCTACTACTGTCTTCAACGGTGTTTGTGAAGAAGCTTCTACTTCTATCTCTTGTGTTATTTGTATTGAAGACTACCGTATTGGTGAAAAGCTAAGGATCTTACCTTGCAATCACA agTTTCATGCTAAATGTGTTGATTTGTGGCTTGGCCAAAGGAGATCCTTTTGTCCGGTTTGTAAACGGGATGCAAGAACCATCAACATTAATATGCCTCCATCACCATCAGAACGCACACCTTTGCTTTCTCCTAGCGTGACTCCGACCTCGTCTTTTCTTTTATCATCGTCACCTTCCACAAGCTCAGTTCAGTCATCTTATGATATTCCTCCATCTTCTTCAACAATGCAGCTACAGACAGGCCCTATGTATCTCTCCCACTCTCGCTCCCATACAAGCTTCCAAAACGGGTCATTCAGTGGTTCACTGCCTATTTCGGTTAGCCGAAGCTCAGTAGATCTCAGGAATGCCGTTTCCCGAGGATCTTACAACTCACCTCGCTCTGTCCACTCAAGATATACGCATATACTTAGCCCGGAAAATGCATCAACGAGCTTGGTTGTTGGGTCGTTGTCAAGCCAGCGCGAGCATTCATTTACTATTAATGACTCGCAAAggtctctctctcactttgccTCTGCTAGTTCTCTACCAGACTGCTAA
- the LOC108846759 gene encoding auxin-induced protein 15A, with protein sequence MPNKVTDMHFHQEEEDTGVIRRSSWRTPRGHFVVYVGTKLERFVVPTRFLKSPLFQNLLEMAAEEFGYAEAHPNKIVLPCDVSTFRSLVMFLTSQDK encoded by the coding sequence aTGCCTAACAAGGTCACTGACATGCACTtccaccaagaagaagaagatactgGAGTGATCAGGAGATCATCCTGGAGAACACCGAGAGGGCATTTCGTGGTTTACGTTGGTACGAAGTTGGAAAGATTTGTGGTTCCCACTAGGTTTCTCAAGAGCCCTTTGTTTCAGAATCTTCTAGAAATGGCTGCAGAGGAGTTCGGCTACGCGGAGGCTCACCCTAATAAGATCGTCTTGCCCTGTGATGTCTCTACCTTCCGAAGTCTCGTCATGTTCCTGACTTCTCAGGACAAGTAA